Genomic DNA from Cupriavidus pauculus:
GCTATCCTTCCTGGCGCTATCTTTCCTAGCGTTATACTTCGCGGCGATGCGTGCAGCGCATCCCCACCCCGCACCACGAGAACCCGCAGCATGACTGAAGCCACCGAACTGACCCCCGACGAACTCCACGAGCTTGACGACCTGCTGGACGACCTCCGCCAGCGCGCGGACGAAATCCCGCAATGGGAATTCTGCGACGGCTTTCTCACGGCCCTCGTCTGCACGCGCCGTCGCATCCCCGCTGCCGACTATCTGCCCATGCTGCTGGGCGACGGCGCGGCGCTCGAGGTGGCCGAGGGCGGCCCGCTGCCTTTGCTGCCCGCGTTCCGTGACGCGGCCCAGCAGGCCCGCTTTATGGAACTGTGGGAGCGCCGATGGAACGAGGTGGAGCACCAGCTCGACCAGCCCGTGGAGACGCTGGAAGACGAACGCACCTTCCATCCCGAGGCCATGGACATGCGCGGCGCCATCTTGAGCCTGCCTCAGGAAGAGCGCGCCGAGATGGACGGGCGGGAAATCCCGTCGTTCGGCCAGGTGTGGGCGCTAGGCTTCATGTTCGTGGTGGAGAACTGGCCCGAGGAGTGGGCCGCCCCGCGCGACAAGGAGGTCGCCCGGTGGTTGGACGAGGCGCTCGAGTGCATCGTCGCCCTCGCCGAGGACGATACCGGCGAGCCCGAGGTCTGCATGTACAGCGAGGACGGCCCGCCCAGCACGAGCATGGCGCGCGTGGAAACCTTCGGAGAGGCGATCTGGGCGATCTACGACCTGCGCCAGATCTGGAAGAGCCTGGGCCCGCGCGTGGAGGCCGTGGTGTCAGGCGACCAGCCCGGCCGCAACGACCCGTGCCCTTGCGGCAGCGGCAAAAAGTTCAAGAAGTGCCACGGCAAGTAAGGGAGAAAGCGCTTCTCCAGGCGGTGACAACGAGCCCCTCACGCAACCGGCTTGACGGCGGTAGGCAACTGCCAATCCTTGCGCACGAAGTGGCAGGTATAGCCATCGGGGATCCGTTCCAGATAATCCTGGTGCTCCGGCTCGGCTTCCCAGAACGGGCCAGCGGGCGCGAGTTCGGTCACCACTTTGCCCGGCCACAGACCTGACGCATCGACGTCCACGATGGTTTGTTCGGCGACCTTCTTCTGCTCGTCGCTCGTATAGAAGATTGCCGATCGGTAGCTCAGGCCGCGATCGTTGCCCTGGCGATTCAGCGTGCTCGGATCGTGGATCTGGAAAAAGAACTCCAGGATCTGACGGAAGCTGATCTTGTCCGGGTCGAACAGGATCTCGATCGCCTCGGCATGCGTGCCGTGATTACGGTAGGTCGCGTTCGGAACATCGCCACCGCTATAGCCCACGCGCGTCGAGATCACGCCCGGGTAACGGCGAATCAAGTCCTGCATGCCCCAAAAGCAGCCGCCTGCGAGGATCGCCCTTTCCTGTCTGGTGGTCATTTCGTGGTCCCTTGGTTGGTGATGAAGACCAGTATCCTCTCACGGTCGAGGAAACCTTGCTCACGGCTTGCTGCTGAGATCGCATCCGGTTTCCAGTCAGGATCACTGGGCAATGATCATGGTTCGATTGGCACCGATGACTGATTTGCTGGCGTCCTATTCCTATACTTCGCGGCAGTCACAGCTCCGGTATAGACTCGGTCGCTTTCTCTAGTCCATCCAGGAATCCGATGTATCCAGTTTCAGTGAAAGGCGTGATCTCGACCGCTACGGGCGACGTCGTTCTCTTGATGAACGAACGCGACGAGTGGGAACTGCCTGGCGGACGCATCGAAGTCGGGGAAACTCCAGTGGACTGCCTCGCGCGCGAGATCAGTGAAGAACTGGGTCTGCAGGTAGTCGTTGGCGGCGTTGTCGATACCTATCTCTTCGAGGTGATCCCCGGCAGGCACGTCTTTATCGCGACCTACTCCTGCGTACTCCAGGGAGCTTTCGAACCCGTTCTAAGCAGCGAACACAAGCGCGTCGGCCTGTTCGCGCCGAATGCTTTGCCGGGCAATCTCCCGGAGGGATACCGGCGTTCGATCGCTGCGATGGGTGCTCCGCGTGCTACCTCGAGTTAGCTCGGGATAGCACGAGAGGGCAAGTTCTTCAGCGGAAAACGCTGACGGCTTCCACCAGCCGAGTTGCCTGTTGCCTGAGGCTTTCCGCCGCGGCGGCACTTTCCTCGACCAGCGCCGCGTTCTGTTGCGTGATGTGGTCCAGTTCGCTGACGGCTTGACCGACCTGCGTAATACCGCTGCTTTGTTCGTTGGTAGCCGCGCTGATATCGGCGATCAGATCGGAGACGCGCTTCACTTGAACAACGATATCGTCCATCGTCTTGCCGGCCTCATCCACCAGCTTTGCACCGGAGTCGACCTTTCCGACGCTTTTGCTGATCAGCGCAGCGATCTCCTTCGCCGCCCCGGCGCTACGCTGCGCCAGCGCGCGAACTTCTCCGGCGACCACCGCGAAGCCTCGTCCTTGCTCACCGGCACGCGCTGCCTCCACCGCGGCATTCAGCGCGAGGATGTTCGTCTGGAAGGCGATTTCATCGATGATGGCGACGATGTCGGCAATCTTTTGCGAACTGGCCGTGATCTCGTGCATCGTGGTCACGACCTCGGACATCGCCTGCCCGCCCCTGGCTGCGGCCACGCTCGCCGCCTCCGACAGCTGCGTTGCCTGGATCGCGGTTTCCGCATTGCTCTGAACGGTCGCGGTCATCTCCGTCATGGACGATGCGGTGTCCTGCACGTTCGTCGCCGCCTGCTCGGTGCGCGACCTGAGATCGTTGTTACCCTGTGCGATCTCGTTGCTGCCCGACTGAACGTTGAAGACTTGTCCGCTCACGTCGTCAATCAGCCAGCGGAACATCAGACCCAGCTGACTGATGGTCCGCAGCGTCATGCCAATCTCGTCGACGCGATCGAGGGGATCGACCTGCTGGCTTTCCCCCGATGCGACCCGCAGCGCCTGGTCCCGCATCCGCTCGAGCGGCCGCGAGATTTGCGCTTCGAGCCACATGGAAACGAGTAGCGCAACGAAGGTCACCACAGCGGCCAGGCCTCCGAGGGCGACACCGGCGATGCCAAGTGCCCACGCGCTGATGACGATCGAAGGGACCATGATCATGAGGGCAGAACGGATCCGCCAGCGCACGCTCATCGTCTGGAGTGCGGACATCCATCGCGTGGGGCCGGCCCTGACGATCAGGCCCTTGTGAAAGCGGATGTGGCCCGCGTTGCCTTCGCGAAAGCGGCGATAGAGCGTGTCGGCGTGCTCGATCTCTGCTGCTGTCGCCTTGGTCCGTACGGACATATAACCGACTGGCTGGCCATCGCGAATGACGGGAACGGCGTTGGCGCGCACCCAGTAATAATCACCATTCTTGCGCCGGTTTTTCACGAGCGCGGTCCAGGGTTCCCCGCCCTTGAGGGTGGACCACATGTCGGCGAAAGCTTCTTCGGGCATGTCGGGATGGCGCACGATGTTGTGCGGCTTGCCCTGAAGTTCGTCGGCTCCGAAGCCGCTGACCTCGACGAAGGCGCTGTTCGCGTAGGTGATGTGGCTACGCGTGTCGGTCGTCGACATCAGCGTCGCGTTGTCTGGCAGTTCGAATTCGCGTTTGGTGACAGGTTGATTGTTCTGCAACGATGTAAGCCTCTTCAATGGCCCGACTCGGCATGCCGAGTGGCAAAGCCGCCGGATACCCACTATTACGGTGTGGGAATACGGGACCTTTAGGCTTGTTCGAGTTTCTGCGATTGGCGGTGCGCCGCTCTACACTTGCTGACAGCTTTGTAATGAGCCGGTAACCCTTCGGACGTCGCACGCCTTCGATAGTGGAGGTTATCCAAACATCGGCGCGCCGCAGCACTCATGGAACCGCAACTCAAGATCCTGTCTGGCCTCGTCACCGCGGCTCTCGCGCTGTCTGTGTGCACGACTGCATTTGCCCACGGTGTGTCACCGAAGATCGTGATCAATGGCAAGGTCCAGGACTACGGCCCCCTCACGCCGCTGATTGGCACCTGGAAATCCGTACCCGGAGCGGGGCTGGATGTCGCTCCCGGACAGGTGGGGTCTGCCGTCGGGAAAGGCGGCAAGGCCAGCTCTCCCTTTTACGAGATCATTACGTTCCGGCCCAACATCCCCGACACCAACAATAGTTCGGAGTCCCTTATCTCGCTTTCCTACCACCAGGCGATCTACAGGAAGAGCAACAATCACTGGTTTCACGATCAGATCGGCTATCTCACTTACGACAAGACAAACAACCTTATCTATGACACCTCTTGCATACCAAGGTCCGTGTGCTTTGTGGCGGAAGGACGCCCGGCCTCGCCCCTGGTTTTAACAACACGTAGCCAGGGGATCGCGCAGGCGCAATATATGATCCGAAACGACGCGACCAACTCGGTCAAGGTCACGCTCGACGTCTCGGGTTCCACACTGAAGTACAGATATGAAACGTCGTTGTTCGTGTACGGAAAGCCTTTCGTCCACACTGACAACGACGTCCTGACAAAAGTCGCGCACTGACCCTGCCAGCAACCGCGCTTGCGCTTGTTGTTCTCCTGCTCCAGCTCCTTCGAGTGCTGGGTGTCCCGTAGCAATAGAATCCTGCAAATCCACCTCGCTCATGGACCTACGGCTGGGCACGGAAGATTGCATTGCGTCAGATTGCTGACACAGATGGCGGGGGTCTTCAACGGCTCAGATGGGTCGATTGCTGCCGGTGGGCTAGCGGCGTCGACCCGTGATCATACCCCGCCCGTGGGCGTCTCAGATCAGCCATTTTGAGACAGTCGAAACTTGGCCTTCCGCTAGCCGACACCCATTCGGAGCGGTCGTCGAAATAGAATGCGGTCTTCAATCTATCAAGCCGTAAGCGGTGAACACTAGTGATCTACAGCAAGGAATTCTTCGCATTGCAGATTGATTTTGCACGCACCGTGGCCAAGCTCGCGAGATTGCCGCTCGATCGGGCGCTTCTCGACTATACGAACCTATATATCCGTTTTGGGCTTGGCCGGGACTTTTCACACGCCCATCCCACCTGGCGCCGCTACATCGAAGGACTAGTTCGCGCCGATGACCTCTACGATTGGACCTATCGCTTCTACGTTGCTCAAGGAGAAGACTCACGGCCTGCGGCGGCCTCTGGATGTTTCTCCCATGCAATGCAAAATGCCGAATGCGTACGGATTCACTTTCGAAACGTCAAAGGTTCCGTCGCATCTCCATTAGGTGCCGAGCAGCTACACGCGCGACTCGCCGAGCTCCGGTCAATCTTTGAGCACGTGAAGCGGAACACGCCTGGAGCAACACGAGTGGTCGGGACGTCGTGGCTATACAACTTACCCGCCTATCAGCGATGCTTTCCTGACTCCTACGTCGCAAGCGCCCAACTGACGTCGCCGCGCTTTCGACATGTATCGCTTTGGGGCCAGTTTCTCGATCGCAGTGGCATGCTCCGCCGAAACGGCGTGCATGAATTTGAAAGCGCACTGGCTGGTATTTCGGACACGAGAGACTTGCACCTCGCGTTCCCGTTACAAGCGCTTGCAGTCGAGGCACCCATTTCGGACTTCTATCGCTTCTACGCCATAACGGACGGTTAAAAGTGACCGGCGCCTCCAGCGAGATTTCGGAGATTCACCGAGGACAGTGGGAGTGGCTGCCCAGGATCGTTCCGCGACGGTCGCGACTGCGGGCAACGCCGACGTCCAGGTTTCCCGGCCAGGATCCGGTCGTGGCCAGCTCGCCCTCAAAGCCGGTGCTACGAAGCCAATCGGCGTGCGCCCCCCCGCCCTACCCGTGGACTCGGCCGCTGTTGTCCGGCGCCACCGCCCTGCGGCAACGTCCGTGCCAACATTCTGCTGCGGGCTCCGACATCTGAGACCGCCCTAGACACATTTGCGACGGTGGCGCCGATCGAGCTGTGTACCGAGCGCTAGTTGCAGAGTAGGCGCGAGCGTCCGATTCCGTACGGCATGTCGGTTTCCGACGTGCCGCATTACGCCCCACGTTGTGCGCCCGATGATAGGCTGTTGCCATCATGCCCGTCATTGACATCCCCGACAGCGCTCTTGTCAAGGCCGCCAACCAGCTGATCCGCGATACCGAGAGCGAGATGCTGTTTGCTCACTCGGTGCGCGTCTACCTGTGGGGCGCCATGATCGGCTCGCGCCGCGCGTTGAGCTTCGACTCCGAGATGCTCTACATCGCGGCTATGTTCCATGACGTCGGCCTCACCGCCCGTTATCGCGACAGCCAGTTGCGCTTCGAAGTCGATGGTGCACACGCGGCGCGCGATTTCCTGCGTAGCCATGGCATTCCCGAGGCGGACGTCGAGAGGGTATGGCTGGCCATCGCGTTGCACACCACGCCCGGCATTCCTGAGCATTTGCATCCCGAAATCGCCCTCCTTCAGGCTGGCGCCGGCATGGATGTGGCCGGGCGCGGCTACGAGGACTTCACCGAAGCACAGCGCAATGCAGTGGTGTCCGCCTACCCGCGCGGCGAGGGCTTCGGCACACGCATGATCGATACGTTCTACGCAGGCATGGCGCACCGTCCGGCCAGCACCTTCGGCACGTTCAACGACGACTTCCTGGCGCACAAGGATCCCAGCTTCCGGCGCGTCGATCTCTGCCGGGTCATCCTAAGTTCCCGCTGGGAGATCTGATTCCCCCGGGTTTCTCTGACTGGAGAGCTCCCACGTGAGAGCCGGATGATCGGCAAAGGTGCGCAGCAGAAAATCCATAACGACGCGTATCTGGGGTGAATGGCGCAGGTCGCGATGCACCGCCATCCAGATGTCCTGAAAGAACGCTTCGCCATTGTGCGAGAGGCGCTGTAGCGTCGCATCGCGCTCCGCCAGGAAGTCAGGCAAACCCGCCACACCAGCGCCTGCTCGCGCTGCTACCAGGTGGTTGTTGATATCGCTGATCTCGCAGGCTATGGGTCTTCCCTCTGCAACCCCCGTCAGCCAAGCGCGTTGCCGCACGCCAGTGAATCCCGCGTCGTAGCCGATGAACTCCCACGCGGATGGGTCGTGCAAATGTGGATAGTCCTTGCTCGCGTACAAGCCAAACGACACGCGCCCCAGCTTTCGCACAACGCTAGCGGGCTCCTCCGGACGCGTCATTCTCAGGACGACATCCGCTTCCCGACGGCTCAGAGACACCTGCCGCGCCTCGCCGCAAATGGATAGCTGAATGCCGGGATTTGAGCGCCGAAAAGCTGCGAGGTGCTTTAACAGGAGACTGGCTATCAGCGCGGGCGGCGCGCTCACCGTTACCTTGCCGCTGGGCGGACTACGGCTGGCATCCAGTAGTCGCTCGATAGCGTAGGCGCCCTCTTCCATCGCCTGCGCGAGTTCGTATATGCGCTGGCCCAGCGGCGTGAGCCTGCACGCCCTGGGCAGCCGTTCGATCAGACGGGCCTGGATCTTCGCCTCCAGCACACCGAGACGACGGCTGATCGTGGCGTGATCAACCTGGAGGTAGCGTGCCGCACCTGACATCGTTCCCAGGCGAGCGACGGCCAGAAAGTAACGCATGCTTTCCCAATCGATCATCTGTGCATTTTCGCAGGGATGGATTGCGGATCTGGGGAATATCCACGCAGCCCGGAGATCCTTATGCTCACTGCTATTCATCATTCCCGCAAGGAAGTGCCTCATGTCTCGTCTCAATACCACCAAAATGTCCGAATTGAAGCTATCCGCCGCACGGGCACTGGTGCTGCTTGCATTTGGCGCTTCACATGCGTACGCGGCCGCCGCACCGGATGATTACTTCCATACCGGAGCCGGCGCCAGATATCTGCGCCGTGCCGATGAAGACATCGTCGCGAAGCCGCTGCGCGGCGGTGTGACCGTCCTGATGGGTTCCGGCGGCAACATTACCGTCCTGACGGGCAAAGACGGCAAGTTCCTCGTTGACGCTGGCATCAGCAAGAAGCATGAGAAGGTTCGGGCCGCGCTCGATCGGCTAGGAGACGCACCGATCCGTTACGTGGTCAACACGCATTGGCATTGGGACCACACCGACGGCAATGCGTGGATGCATGAAGCCGGGGCCACTATTGTTGCCCATGAGAATACAGCGCGGCACTTGACCGAGACGACGCATGTGAACGCGTGGAATTGGACCTTCGATCCCGTCCCCGCGGCGGCACGCCCGACCGTATTGATTGACGACAGAAAGGAGTTCGACTTCGCAGGCACCACGATTGATGTCGAGAACTTCGGATACGGCCATACCGACGGCGACTTGTGGGTCTATTTCAAGGATGCCGATGTTCTGGCGCTTGGCGATACCTTCTGGAACGGCTTCTATCCGTACATCGATAACGAGGACGGTGGCAGCATCGACGGCGCCATCAAATGGGCCAGCGAAGCCGTCGCTCGGACGACGGACCACACGATCGTGGTACCCGGTCACGGCGCGGTGGGTACTCGCGCTCAGTTGATCGCATTCCGCGATATGCTCGTCACCGTCCGCGCAAATGTGGCAGCGCTAAAACATCAGGGCAAGAACATCGACGAAATCGTTGCTGCTCGACCGACAGCTGCCTTCGATGACAAATGGGGAAATTTCGTCTTCAACGGCGAGCAGTTTACCCGGATGGTTTTTGCAGGCCTGAATTCTCGCGGGAGCTAACCCTTCGCGGCGCTCGCCGCTATCTGGAGATCTCGAGTCGCCGGCAAATACGCTGGTGACGCGCTCCAGGTTGCTGTACTCGCGATCGCCGCGTTGACCGATGTGACCGTACTCCGCGTACATGCCCCTCTTGCCGATCGGCGGACGGAATACGAAGCAGACACCTCGTTGCAGAACGCTTCGCCTTCGGCGAAGCGCAGTGGAATGAACGTCCCCTTGCTCGCGGCCTTCGACTGCTGTTGCTGCCATGCGATTTACGCTCAAGTCGAGCGCGTGGCATCGCATTTGTGTGAGGTAGCAGAGTAGGTGTGTTTTGACAGTTAGAACAACCGTCGAGAAGGGATTTTTTAAACGAATCCAACAGTTTTCAAGACTCAGCGGTCTTTCTGTGGAGATATTGCTGACACGTCGGCACCGACAATAAACTGAGGCAGATCCTCGCTAGGCAAGGACCCGCCGTCAGCTCGATGTTCAGCCTGCCTCGCTTTATTGTGGGAGATTGACGCACTTAATTGCTCAGCGGCACAGCAAGGCGGGTCCGCAGGCCCGCATACCGTCACAGGAACTTGAACAGGTTCATGCCCTGGATCTGGATGAACGACTGCTGCGCGCCCTGCAGCGCCGTCGAGCGCTGATAGTACTCGGCGATGGCCGACGCGTAGTCGAGGTCTTCGAGGTTCGAGCGGACGGCTTCGTTGCTCAGGTCGCG
This window encodes:
- the msrA gene encoding peptide-methionine (S)-S-oxide reductase MsrA codes for the protein MTTRQERAILAGGCFWGMQDLIRRYPGVISTRVGYSGGDVPNATYRNHGTHAEAIEILFDPDKISFRQILEFFFQIHDPSTLNRQGNDRGLSYRSAIFYTSDEQKKVAEQTIVDVDASGLWPGKVVTELAPAGPFWEAEPEHQDYLERIPDGYTCHFVRKDWQLPTAVKPVA
- a CDS encoding LysR family transcriptional regulator, which codes for MRHFLAGMMNSSEHKDLRAAWIFPRSAIHPCENAQMIDWESMRYFLAVARLGTMSGAARYLQVDHATISRRLGVLEAKIQARLIERLPRACRLTPLGQRIYELAQAMEEGAYAIERLLDASRSPPSGKVTVSAPPALIASLLLKHLAAFRRSNPGIQLSICGEARQVSLSRREADVVLRMTRPEEPASVVRKLGRVSFGLYASKDYPHLHDPSAWEFIGYDAGFTGVRQRAWLTGVAEGRPIACEISDINNHLVAARAGAGVAGLPDFLAERDATLQRLSHNGEAFFQDIWMAVHRDLRHSPQIRVVMDFLLRTFADHPALTWELSSQRNPGESDLPAGT
- a CDS encoding YecA family protein codes for the protein MTEATELTPDELHELDDLLDDLRQRADEIPQWEFCDGFLTALVCTRRRIPAADYLPMLLGDGAALEVAEGGPLPLLPAFRDAAQQARFMELWERRWNEVEHQLDQPVETLEDERTFHPEAMDMRGAILSLPQEERAEMDGREIPSFGQVWALGFMFVVENWPEEWAAPRDKEVARWLDEALECIVALAEDDTGEPEVCMYSEDGPPSTSMARVETFGEAIWAIYDLRQIWKSLGPRVEAVVSGDQPGRNDPCPCGSGKKFKKCHGK
- a CDS encoding MBL fold metallo-hydrolase, which gives rise to MSRLNTTKMSELKLSAARALVLLAFGASHAYAAAAPDDYFHTGAGARYLRRADEDIVAKPLRGGVTVLMGSGGNITVLTGKDGKFLVDAGISKKHEKVRAALDRLGDAPIRYVVNTHWHWDHTDGNAWMHEAGATIVAHENTARHLTETTHVNAWNWTFDPVPAAARPTVLIDDRKEFDFAGTTIDVENFGYGHTDGDLWVYFKDADVLALGDTFWNGFYPYIDNEDGGSIDGAIKWASEAVARTTDHTIVVPGHGAVGTRAQLIAFRDMLVTVRANVAALKHQGKNIDEIVAARPTAAFDDKWGNFVFNGEQFTRMVFAGLNSRGS
- a CDS encoding heme-binding beta-barrel domain-containing protein, whose protein sequence is MEPQLKILSGLVTAALALSVCTTAFAHGVSPKIVINGKVQDYGPLTPLIGTWKSVPGAGLDVAPGQVGSAVGKGGKASSPFYEIITFRPNIPDTNNSSESLISLSYHQAIYRKSNNHWFHDQIGYLTYDKTNNLIYDTSCIPRSVCFVAEGRPASPLVLTTRSQGIAQAQYMIRNDATNSVKVTLDVSGSTLKYRYETSLFVYGKPFVHTDNDVLTKVAH
- a CDS encoding HD domain-containing protein; this encodes MPVIDIPDSALVKAANQLIRDTESEMLFAHSVRVYLWGAMIGSRRALSFDSEMLYIAAMFHDVGLTARYRDSQLRFEVDGAHAARDFLRSHGIPEADVERVWLAIALHTTPGIPEHLHPEIALLQAGAGMDVAGRGYEDFTEAQRNAVVSAYPRGEGFGTRMIDTFYAGMAHRPASTFGTFNDDFLAHKDPSFRRVDLCRVILSSRWEI
- a CDS encoding NUDIX hydrolase, which produces MYPVSVKGVISTATGDVVLLMNERDEWELPGGRIEVGETPVDCLAREISEELGLQVVVGGVVDTYLFEVIPGRHVFIATYSCVLQGAFEPVLSSEHKRVGLFAPNALPGNLPEGYRRSIAAMGAPRATSS
- a CDS encoding PAS domain-containing methyl-accepting chemotaxis protein, with amino-acid sequence MQNNQPVTKREFELPDNATLMSTTDTRSHITYANSAFVEVSGFGADELQGKPHNIVRHPDMPEEAFADMWSTLKGGEPWTALVKNRRKNGDYYWVRANAVPVIRDGQPVGYMSVRTKATAAEIEHADTLYRRFREGNAGHIRFHKGLIVRAGPTRWMSALQTMSVRWRIRSALMIMVPSIVISAWALGIAGVALGGLAAVVTFVALLVSMWLEAQISRPLERMRDQALRVASGESQQVDPLDRVDEIGMTLRTISQLGLMFRWLIDDVSGQVFNVQSGSNEIAQGNNDLRSRTEQAATNVQDTASSMTEMTATVQSNAETAIQATQLSEAASVAAARGGQAMSEVVTTMHEITASSQKIADIVAIIDEIAFQTNILALNAAVEAARAGEQGRGFAVVAGEVRALAQRSAGAAKEIAALISKSVGKVDSGAKLVDEAGKTMDDIVVQVKRVSDLIADISAATNEQSSGITQVGQAVSELDHITQQNAALVEESAAAAESLRQQATRLVEAVSVFR